One window of Metopolophium dirhodum isolate CAU chromosome 3, ASM1992520v1, whole genome shotgun sequence genomic DNA carries:
- the LOC132942048 gene encoding uncharacterized protein LOC132942048, with protein sequence MEPDIADKKPDKQLIVKMAGYLEKKGRMRVVGVRRWKKRWCVLEGKLLLYFKTQLEYSHHLSPCRGSVNMGLALSIAPRGPCQLQIVTRSQIIIFRTKSKSDLDEWFAALRDAKNNNMSFIRDRNSSIMETNYQLSYRIPLVEPESNNYSVINENHLRYSRSARQPFEEHNKPNDIRHIMAVNRKSSALRKSESDHRISFYRKLHGLVRTETIAGSSPMSDKGSCRSRSLSYESIYFKPQEKCSPIEPAKSQSCRELMPNIVRQLSNKCTNNCVSKRISRSVSFFGRRREDSDSDDYDYVEIEPNNSNQNYPEPMTQDEKSKQLPALPLHYDTTKDEEIASMSTDEEYNHNQEANVDVIYVNNDRKMKIFTSESESDLNLEYGTEQSVDVEDEPPPLPIKNKHKQNVLFDEKQQYQIIDGVYVFKDGSKEVIYDVPIPHGKLIEHFRRLTIISTSSPVKRYADNAAYHDSLEPSAYETLQMTPDSLEISMMFPTYKRWSNDSGFNNYEEQNSFLPDHTNFEDSLEPVITMIHHDRKIWQNVPNINSDDYFR encoded by the exons ATGGAGCCGGACATTGCAGATAAGAAGCCTGATAAGCAACTGATTGTCAAAATGGCTggttatttagaaaaaaagggTAGAATG AGAGTGGTCGGCGTACGTCGTTGGAAAAAAAGATGGTGTGTGCTTGAAGGCAAACtgttgttgtattttaaaactcaattagaGTACTCTCATCATTTGTCACCTTGCAGAGGTTCAGTCAATATGGGCCTCGCATTGTCTATAGCACCGCGGGGTCCGTGTCAACTGCAAATCGTCACTAGATCTCAAATTATAATCTTC agAACGAAATCAAAATCTGACCTAGATGAATGGTTTGCTGCTTTGCGGGAtgccaaaaataacaatatgtcgTTTATCAGAGACCGAAATTCGTCTATTATGGAAACGAACTACCAGTTATCCTACCGAATACCTTTGGTCGAGCCCGAATCCAATAACTACAGTGTCATAAACGAAAATCACTTGCGATATAGCAGATCGGCAAGACAACCGTTCGAAGAGCACAATAAGCCGAACGACATTCGTCACATTATGGCCGTCAACAGGAAATCGTCGGCATTGCGGAAATCCGAATCCGACCATCGGATAAGTTTCTACCGGAAGCTCCACGGCCTCGTCCGCACCGAGACGATTGCTGGGTCGTCTCCGATGAGCGACAAGGGATCGTGTCGCTCGAGAAGTCTGTCGTACGAAAGCATTTATTTCAAGCCACAAGAAAAGTGTTCGCCGATCGAACCGGCGAAATCGCAAAGCTGTAGAGAACTTATGCCCAATATCGTGAGGCAGTTGTCAAATAAATGCACGAATAACTGTGTGTCCAAAAGAATCAGTAGGTCGGTATCGTTTTTCGGGAGGCGTCGCGAAGATTCCGATTCCGACGATTATGACTATGTTGAAATTGAACCAAACAACTCAAATCAAAACTATCCGGAAC caATGACACAAGATGAAAAATCTAAACAGCTTCCAGCGTTACCTCTTCATTATGACACTACTAAAGACGAAGAAATCGCTTCGATGTCAACAGACGAAGAATATAATCATAATCAAGAAGCAAACGTGGatgtaatatatgtaaataacgatcgtaaaatgaaaattttcacGAGTGAATCAGAATCAGATTTAAATCTCGAATATGGGACTGAACAATCAGTTGATGTGGAGGACGAGCCGCCACCTTTGCccataaaaaacaaacataaacaaAACGTTTTATTTGACGAGAAGCAACAATATCAAATAATAGATGGTGTTTACGTTTTTAAAGAT GGCTCTAAAGAAGTGATTTATGACGTTCCTATTCCACATGGAAAACTTATCGAACATTTTCGCCGGTTGACCATAATTTCCACGTCTTCGCCGGTCAAGCGTTACGCTGACAACGCAGCGTACCATGATTCGTTGGAGCCATCGGCTTACGA gaCGTTACAAATGACACCCGACTCGCTAGAAATTTCTATGATGTTTCCCACGTACAAGAGATGGTCAAACGATTCGGGCTTCAATAATTACGAAGAACAAAATTCGTTTTTACCCGATCATACCAATTTTGAGGATTCCTTAGAACCGGTCATAACCATGATACACCATGATCGCAAAATATGGCAAAACGTGCCAAATATCAACTCCGACGACTACTTCCGTTGA